One window from the genome of Cryptomeria japonica chromosome 6, Sugi_1.0, whole genome shotgun sequence encodes:
- the LOC131077644 gene encoding uncharacterized mitochondrial protein AtMg00860-like, whose amino-acid sequence MNNIFREYLDDFVLIFIDDILIYSKNEEEHKKHLRIVLQRLRDRKIFGKFSKCAFFQEKVHYLGHVISVERILVDLAKVEEIVDWPTPQSVLEVRSFMGLVGYYRKYVEGFSRKVAPITSLQKKEKKFEWNKKCEESF is encoded by the coding sequence ATGAACAACATTTTTAGAGAGTACCTAGATGATTTTGTGCTTatattcattgatgacatattgatctattctaagaatgaagagGAACACAAGAAGCACTTAAGGATAGTCTTGCAACGATTAAGAGATCGCAAGatttttggaaagttttcaaagtgtgctttctttcaggaaaaggtgcaCTACTTGGGTCATGTTATATCTGTTGAAAGAATTTTAGTGGATCTTGCAAAGGTAGAGGAAattgtagattggccaacacctcagAGTGTTTTAGAGGTCAGAAGTTTTATGGGTCTTGTAGGATATTACAGGAagtatgtggaaggattttctaggAAAGTAgcacctattacttctcttcagaagaaggaaaagaaatttgagtggaatAAGAAGTGTGAAGAGTCATTTTAG